Genomic DNA from Pseudobacteroides sp.:
TATAATAAAGAAAGATGCAGGAATAGGCCTTGGCAATTTTGACGGATTGCATTTAGGCCATATGGCATTAATAAATACCCTTATAAATGAGTCCAAGTCATTAGGAATTAATTCTATTGTTTATACTTTTTCCAAGCATCCCGAGAACATACTGAGAAAAAAGCTTAACACGCCTATTATAACAACCATAAATAAAAAGATTGAGATTCTTGGAGGTACGGAGCTTGACTACCTTTATTTTGATGACTTCGATGAAGCCTTTTCCAGAATGAAACCTGAAGATTTTATCAATGATATTCTTTATCGCAAGTTAAAGGTTAAGCTGGCAGTATCAGGCTATGATTACAGATTCGGTTATAAGGGACAGGGGGATGTGGAGCTCCTTAAGGAAGCAGGAAAGGAGTATGGCTTTAATGTTATAGTTATACCGCCTGTCAAGATAGAAGAGGAAACAGTAAGCAGCACATCCATAAGACGTCTTATTGCCAAGGGGAATGTGGAAAAAGCCAGTGAATTGCTTGGCAGATGCTTCTCTATTTCAGGAACTGTAAAAAAAGGAAGACGCATCGGTAATACAATTGGATTTCCAACAGCAAACATTGCTGGTCCTGAAAACATAATATTGCCCCACACAGGGGTTTACATAACAAGAACGCTTATTGAAAACAGTATATACAATAGTGTCACAAGCGTAGGGGTCAATCCTACTTTCAAGGAAAATCTCCCCGTAAGTATTGAAACTTATATTATGGATTTTAATAAAGACATATACGATAAAGAGATTGAAGTAACTTTTATAAAACAGCTCAGAAATGAAAAGAATTTCGGCAGTGTAGATGAGCTTGTCAGGCAGATAAAAAATGACGTGTCTGTTGCTAGGTTGTATTTTGAAAGCCAGAAAAATGATTACTGACTAACATAGTTGGTATACAATCAAAAAGGTTGCAAAAATCACTTAGTTATATTGTTATTTTTTAGATTTTTTACCGATTGTCTTTCAATTATCTCTGCAGAAAGCAGTATTTTTTCCTTGGGTCCGTTTGGGGAATTTATTCTCTCTATCAGCTTCTGGACAGCCTTTGCACCCATATGTTCCTTGTGAACATTTAAAGTGGTGAGCCTTGGAGAAAAGGTATGAGATGAATCAATGTTATCAAAGCTTATAATGGAAATATCGGAGGGTACCTTATATCCCATAACATTAAGAGCTTTTATCATTGAAATTGCCTCATGGTCATTGCAACAGAAAAAAGCAGTGGGCATCGAAGGCAGTTTTTTCATTTCATCAACTGCGTTATCAAGACCTTCGTTTATAACTACGCCAATGCACTTATCTGTTATGAGATAATCGGGATTGACCCTAATATTATTGATATCAAGTGCTTTTAAAAAACCCATATACCTGTCGTAAAAGCTTACTGCAGCCTTTATATCACCCGAAAATCCCAATTGGGTGTGACCTTGTTTTATAAGATATTCTGTGGCTATGTAGCCGCAGTTCTGATTATCACTAAGCACATAGTCTATATAGATATCCTCATAATAGTGATCCACCATGACCATAGGTATTTTTAGGGAGTTAAGTATATTTGCAGTATTTCTTTGAACACGTCCGATTGTAATTACTCCTGAAACAAGCCCTTCATTAATACACATTGGGACTTCAAAATTCTCATCACTATCATCATACACATGCAACATAAGGTTGAGGCTATTCTTTTTTGCTTCCGATTCAATCCCAAGCTGAATAAAAGCAAAAAATCCTGTCGTATCATAGGTGCTTTTTGATTGTAATAGGCATATATTCTTTAAAGGAGTTTTTTTTCCGTCAATGCTCCGAGCATCTTTTTTATATCTATATCCCAACTGTTTCGCAGTTTCTAAAACCGATTTTCTTGTTTTCTCACTGATACCGGGCATATTCCTAAAAACCAGAGAAACAGTATTTTTAGTTATTCCTAATTTAGCTGCAATATCCTCCATGCTTACCTTACCTTGCATAATTCCTCCAATAAACTATATAATACCACTGCGATATATCATAACTTTATAATGGTATTATACTCTATTAATTTGATTTTAGAAAGAACTATATTTAAAGTGTTTTGGATTAGATTACTAATTTTTTATCTAAAATAAGAATCGGTATAAGTTGAAAGTTTTTAATTAGAAATATATACTTAAAGATAATGAATAATGAAATGAAAACTTTAGCACTTTAATTTTAAATATGATAGTGAGGAATTAGTAGAACTATGACAGGAGAGAATGTTTGCATCCAGATAAGAATTACCGGAATTGTTCAGGGAGTTGGGTTTAGACCATTTGTCCTCAAGCTTGCAAAGGCTCTTTCCATAAATGGTTTTGTTAATAATGTAGATAGCAGCGTAATTATTGTTGGAGAGGGAAATAAATTCCATATTGATGAGTTTTGTAAGAGGCTAAAAACAGATACTCCAAAAAACTCATGGATTAAGGAGTTTATTGTTAAAGAACATGATATTTTCGGATATAAGGGTTTTATTATTATAGAAAGCAGTACTCAGGGAGAGAGGAATACTTATATTTCTCCCGATGTATCTGTTTGCAGCGATTGTAGGGAGGAGTTTTTCAACAGCAGTGGTAAGAGATATTTATATCCCTTCATAAACTGTACTAATTGCGGACCAAGGTTTACCATAATTGAAGGAACACCTTATGATAGAGATAAAACAACAATGAAAAAGTTTACCATGTGTCCTTCTTGTTTCAGGGAATATAATGATATCGATGACAGAAGGTATCATGCACAGCCCATATCATGCCCTCAATGCGGCCCTACAGTCAAGCTGTATGACAGTACTGGAAAATCCGTTAATGGTGTAGATGTATTTTCGTTCTGTAGCAATAAAATTTCCCAAGGTAAGATTTTAGCAGTAAAAGGCATCGGAGGATACCACCTGGCTTGTGATGCATTAAACGATGAGGCTGTAAGTAGGCTCAGGAAAAGAAAAATCAGGGATGAAAAGCCTTTTGCCGTAATGGTAAAAGATTATGAGACGGCGTTAAGATACTGTCATATAAGTCCATTTGAAAAAGAATTATTGCAATCAAAGGAAGCACCTATAGTTCTTTTAAAATTAAGGGAAAATGTCATACTACCCCGGACAATAGCACCTGGAAATCCTTTTCTTGGAGTTATGCTTCCTTATACCCCCATACACTTGGGGCTTATTAATGCTATTGATTCAGAAATGCTGGTTATGACCAGTGGTAATAAAAGCAGTGAGCCTATTTGTTATATGGACAAGGAGGCGATTTCAAATCTTAAGGACATTGCCGACTATTTTCTTATACACGATAGGGATATATATATAAGAACTGATGACTCTGTAACTAGAGAGGTTTTGGGCAGGGAGTATATAGTGAGAAGATCAAGGGGATATGTACCGCTGCCTATATATATTGATCTGGAAGGTAAGTCACTGCCTAGGATTTTGGCCTGCGGCGGTGAACTTAAAAACACATTTTGCATAACTAAAGGAGATGTCTTTTATATTAGTCACCATATAGGCGATCTGGAGAATTTGGAAACCAATAAATCCTTTGAAGAAGGTATAGAGCATTTTAAAAGAATTTTAGACACAGACTTTGATATAGCTGTGTGTGACCTGCACCCTGAATACCTGTCGACAAAATACGCAGCCGGCCTTCATAAGAAGCTGCATTTTGTACAACACCACCACGCCCATATCGCTTCATGTATGGGGGAAAATAATTTATCCGATGATGTTATTGGTGTTGCCTTTGATGGAACGGGATACGGAGAAGATGGGAATATATGGGGAGGAGAGTTCTTTATCGGTGGATACAGAGGTTTTAAAAGGGCTGCCCATCTTGAGTATATTAAAATGCCGGGGGGAGACATGGCTGTTAAAGAACCTTGGAGGATGGCTATTAGTTATATTTTAAGCAGCAGGAAGATTAATTATGATAGCAATGAATGCGATAAGGGAATAAATATAAATGGCCATGTGTTTTTAAAGGATGTAGATTATAGGGCACTAAGAACTATAGAGTTTATGATGGAGCGTGATATAAACTGTCCGCTGACATCAAGCATGGGAAGGCTATTTGATGCGGTTTCTGCTATTTTAGGCATCAGGTATAAAATCAGCTATGAGGGACAGGCTGCTATTGAGTTGGAGCAGATGGCTTTAGGGAGTGCTTGGGACAATGTGGAGCCTTATGGTTTTTCCATGGATTTTAAAAATAACGAATATATTATAAGCACAAAAGAGTTGATTAATGATATAATCAGCTCAGTTATAGATGGCGAGCAGTTAGAAAGAATTTCATTAAGATTCCATGAAACTATAGCACAAGTTGTTCTTCAGTGCTGCGGCAAGTTAAGGGAAGAATCCTGCCTTGACAAAGTAGCTTTAAGCGGAGGAGTGTTTCAGAATATTACGCTTCTTACAAGATGTATTAAGCTTTTAAGTGATAACGGTTTTCAAGTGTTCTTTCATGAAAAGGTACCTTCCAATGATGGAGGTATATCGCTAGGACAAGCCTTAATGGCGGCTATGGCCGATATTGAATAATAAATATGCAAAAATTAATGTTGCAAAATTATTTTATAATTTTGTTAAAAGGAGGAATTTATATGTGTCTGGCTTTGCCGGGTAAAATAATAGAAATTCAAGGTAAAATGGGCATCATCGAAATGATGGGTGTAAGAAGAGAAGTGTCACTGGAGCTTATTAAGGATTACAAGGCAGGGGACTATGTTCTTGTACATGCAGGCTGTGCTATTACCAAGGTTGATGAAGAGGAAGCCATTAAAACCATTGAGCTTTTCAGTGAAATAAGGGAGATGGAAAATGGATAATTTATTTACGGCTTTTAGAGATCCAAAGCTGGCAGCGGTTTTGACCGAGAAGCTTTCCATGTATAAGGGGAACACGATAAATATAATGGAGGTATGCGGTACACACACCATGTCTATTTCCAGATATGGCATCAGATCCCTGCTTCCTGAAGGTATCAATCTTATATCGGGGCCTGGATGCCCTGTTTGTGTGACACCTCTTTACTTTATAAATTCTGCAATCGAGCTGTTGGAAAATAAGGATGTTATAATAGCCACATTCGGAGACCTAATGAAGGTTCCGGGCAGCCATTCAAGCCTGCTTAAGGAAAAAGCAAAGGGAAAAGACATCAGGATAGTTTATTCTCCCATGGATTCCTTGAAGATAGCTTCGAACAATAAGGATAAAAGGGTTGTATTTTTATCAGTAGGATTTGAAACCACTACGCCTATTGCAGCTCTTACAATTCTCAAGGCCCATGAAGAGAAGATTGATAACTTTTCGGTGTTATCGGCAAACAAAACCATTCCAAATGCTTTAAAGATTCTGGCAATGGATAAGGATGTAGGGGTTCATGGATATTTGTATCCGGGACATGTCAGTGCCATAATAGGAACAAAACTATATGAAGAGCTTGCCTCACAGTATGGTATACCGGGAGTTGTTGCAGGATTTGAGCCGCTGGATATTTTGCACGGCATCCTTACACTGGTGGAAATTATCAATGATGATAGTAAAAAAGTAGTGAACGAGTATAAAAGGGTTGTATCTGAAGAAGGAAATACAGAGGCTGTGAGGGTTGCTGATAAGGTTTTTAGTGCCTGTGATTCGGTGTGGCGTGGTATCGGCAACCTGCCTCTCTCAGGTCTTTCCATCAGAGAAGAGTTTGAAACCTTTGATGCATGGAAAATATACAATCTAAAGCCTTATACTGCAGAAGAAACCCCTGGATGCAAGTGTGGGGAAATATTGAAGGGCAGACTTAAGCCAACAGATTGCAAACTATTTGGAAAAAGCTGCATACCGGAGAATCCTGTAGGGGCTTGCATGGTTTCCTCAGAGGGAACCTGTGCTGCATATTACAGATTTAGGGAGGTATAGCATGTCGGATATAATTACACTAGCTCATGGCAGCGGCGGTAAAACTACAGGGGATCTTATAAAAAATATATTTCAAAAGCATTTTAATAATGACATATTATCAAAAAACGACGATGCTGCATCTTTTATGCTGTCAGGAAAAGTTGCATTTACAACTGACTCTTTTGTAATAACTCCGGTGTTTTTTAAGGGAGGTAATATCGGAAAGCTTGCTGTATGCGGTACTGTGAATGACCTTGCAGCACTAGGGGCTACACCTTTATATCTAAGCTGCGGATTTATACTAGAGGAAGGACTGCCTGTTAAGGATCTGGAAGCTATTGTGGAATCTATGGGAAATACGGCAAGGGAAGCCGGTATCAAAATTGTTACAGGTGATACCAAAGTGGTTCAAAAAAATGCAGCAGACAAAATTTTTATAAATACATCAGGTATTGGAATAATTCCAGACGGAATAGACATTTCAGGCTATAATGCAGTGCCTGGCGACAGGGTAATAATTACCGGAACAGTTGGTGATCACGGCTGTTCCATATTATTGGAGAGAGAAAAACTAGATATATACGGGGATATATCCAGTGACTGTGCACCCCTTAACAGGATAATTGGAGAGATTTTATCAAAAACTACAAATATACATGTTATGAGAGACCCAACAAGGGGAGGGGTTGCAGCTACGTTAAATGAGATAGCACAACAGAGCAAAGTGGGTATAAAGCTTTTTGAAGATAGAATACCTGTGAAGGATGAGGTTAGAGGCGTATGTGAGCTTCTTGGCATGGACCCTCTGTATATGGCCAATGAAGGGAAAATGCTTGTTATAGTACCGGAGAGTTCGGTTGATACTGTACTAGGAGTACTAAAAAACGCAGCTTATGGCACTGATTCCTGTGTCATAGGTGAGGTGACATATGATCATAAAGGTATAGTTGTAATGAACACCCTTGCAGGAGGAAACAGGATTGTTGGCATGCCGGTAGGGGATCAGCTGCCAAGGATATGTTAATTAAGGCATGAATGAAAAGATTATTTTAAAAAATAAATAACCAATAATTGAATATTATAGTAATAATTTATTATACTAATACTTAGAGAATATATCACAGAGAAAGGTAGGTTTTATATGGATTATAAAAGTTCTGAAGAGAAAGTAGATATTATTGATTCGTTCAATGGCATAGAAGTATACAAGGTAATGGTAGATAAATTTAAAACCAACTCCATAAACATATTTTTTCAAGATAATCTTTCAAAGGAAAATGCAACAAAAAACGCATTGGTTCCTGCTGTTTTAAGGAGAGGCACCAAAAAGCACAAAACCTTTAAGGATATTGCATTGTACCTTGAAGAACTATATGGTGCTTCTTTTGATTGTGCTGTAAATAAAAAGGGAGAATACCAGCTTATACAGTTTTATATTGATCATGTATCCGATAAGTATACAGGCAGCGATACCAATCTTTTTGAAGATTGCACGAATTTGCTGCTGGAAGTAATCACTGAGCCTTTAGTAGAGAATGGGGCTTTTAAAAAGGATTACTTGGAGCAGGAGAAGGAAAACCTGAAAAAAATAATTGAAGGAAGAATGAATGACAAGGTTCAGTACGCTGTTGAAAGATGTTTTGAGGAAATGTGTAAGGGTGAGCCTTTTGAGATATACGAAAACGGTTCTATAGAGGATCTTAATAAAATACAGGAGGCTGATCTTTTCAATCATTATAAATACATATTGGAAAGCCTGCCAATGAAGGTATTCATATCCGGTGATGTGGATGACTCCAAAATCCAATCTGCCATAGCCAAGTTGAAAAATTTAAAAAGAGGCAATATAAAAGGTTTATCCCAACCTATAATAAACAAACCAAAAAAAGATACCAATTTTGTTACAGAGAAGCTTGACGTTTCCCAGGGTAAGCTTTCGATAGGTTTTAGAACCAATACTGCATCCCATGACAAAGACTATTACAGCCTGGTTGTTTGCAACAGTATTTTAGGGGGCGGTATTCATTCGAAACTCTTCCAGAATGTAAGAGAAAAGGAAAGTCTTGCGTATTATGCCTTTTCAAGGCTGGAGAAGTTCAAGGGTCTCATGATGATAAGCTGCGGTATTGAAGTAAGCAATAAAGATAAAGCCTATAACCTTATTTTGAAACAATTGGAAGAAATAAGACAGGGAAATATATCGGATTATGAGTACGATTCAAGCATAAAATCAATCAAAACAGGCCTCGAGTCCTTGAAAGACAGCCAGTTGGCTATAGTGGACTTTTATCTAAGCCAAAAAATATCCAATACTAGTGATACTTTAAAGAGTCTATATGAAAAATTCGAAGCTGTTACAAGGGATGAAATAGTTAAGGCGTCTCAGAAAGTAGAGATTGATACGGTTTATTTTCTCTCTTCTGAAAACCAATAAAAGTTTTCATCGGAATGTGTACACAACAAAGGGAAGGGATGATGGATAATGGAAATCAAAAAGATAGAGTATTCTAAAATAAATGAAGAGCTTTTTATGTATGAGCATGAAAGCGGGCTAAAGGCCTTTGTCATACCCAAAAAGGGGTACTCAAAAAAGCATGCGGCTTTTGCTACGTATTACGGATCAGTTAACAACAAATTTATAGCACCCTATGAAAACGATATAACATCCGTACCTGATGGCATAGCACACTTTTTGGAGCATAAGCTGTTCGAGCAGAAGGACGGCAGTGTCATGGACAAATTTTCAATGACAGGTGCCAGCCCTAATGCTTATACCAGTTTTACCCATACTGTTTATTTGTTTTCATGCACAGACAAATTTGACGAAAATTTCGACATGCTTTTGGATTATGTTCAAAATCCTTATATTACCGAGGAGAGTGTAGAAAAGGAAAAGGGCATAATCGGCCAGGAAATAAGAATGTATGAGGATGATCCCAACTGGAGAGCGTTTTTTAACCTTTTAGGGGCTTTTTACAAGGAGCATCCCGTTAGAATAGATATTGCTGGAACCGTTGAAAGCATAAGCAAAATAAATCGAGACAACCTTTTAAAATGTTATAATACTTTTTATCACCCGTCAAACATGGTGATCGTTGTGGTTGGGGATGTTGATCCTGAGGAAACTCTTAATAAGGTTGCCGAAGGGATAAAAAGCACCGAACACAAGCCTGAAATAAAGAGAATTTTTCCTGAAAGCCATAAGGGGATCAACAAGGACTATGTCGAGCAGAACCTATCAGTATCCATTCCTATTTTTCAAATGGGATTCAAGGATGAATTGCAGGGTGAAAAGGGATTTGACTCACTAAAAAGAGAAGTTGTAATAAAGCTGCTTTTGGAAATGATAGTGGGAAGAAGCTCTTCGTTATACAATGAGCTTTATGAAGAGGGCCTTATAAACAGCAGCTTTGATTCGGATTATACCATTGAAGAGGATTATGCTTTTTCCATGATTGGCGGCGAATCTGCAGAGCCTCTTAAAGTTAAAAACAAGATACTGGAGGAGATCAAGTCATTAAAATCAAAGGGCCTTGATAAGAAAAATTTTGACAGAATTAGAAATGCCATGAGGGGCAGATTCATAAAACAACTAAACTCTGTAGAGAAGATATCTCACCTTTTTATACCTGCTTATTTTAAAGGATCAATTATGTTTGATTATTTTGATGTATATGATAAAATAACCTTTGAATATGCAAATGAAGTATTTTTAAAACATTTTGATGAGGATAACTTTGCTTTGTCAGTTATAAAGCCGATTAAGGGGGATTAGGATGAACACTATTAGTTTTCCCGGGTTAGGGGATATCAGTTTTCAAATTGATAGAGTGGCATTCAGTTTATTTGGATTTAGTATACATTGGTACGGGATAATAATTGCGGCGGGTTTTTTACTCGCTGTAGTGCTGGGTATGAGGGCATGCAAAAAGCTTGGGATTGACCCTGATAATATAATTGATCTGGTGCTTTATGCGGCACCGGTTGCTATAATATGTGCCAGGTTGTTTTATGTAGTATTTAGTGGAGATCGCATTTACCTGGATGATCCCTTAGAAATAGTGAGAATTTGGCATGGCGGGCTTGCCATATATGGTGGTATAATTGGAGCGATAGCCACAACTTATGTTTACTGCAGAGTAAAAAAAATCAATGCACTAAATATTTTAGATTTCGGTCTTCCGTATTTTGCATTGGCTCAGGCCATAGGAAGGTGGGGAAACTTTGTTAACCAGGAGGCCTTCGGAAGTCAGACCAACCTTCCCTGGGGTATGACAGGAAATGTGATACAGGAGTATTTGAAAATGAATTATCCTGATATAAATCCTAATATTCCTGTTCATCCTACGTTTTTATATGAGTCATTGTGGAATTTGGGTGTGTTTGCTTTTCTCATATGGTATACAAAAAGGAAAAAGAATGACGGTGAAGTATTTTTGTTGTACCTGGTAACTTATGGCTTGGGCAGATTCTGGATTGAAGGTCTCAGAATGGATAGTCTCATGATTGGCCCGTTCAGAGTCTCGCAGCTTATAGCCTTGGGTTGTGCAGTTCTTGGAGCAGCAGCTTTTGTAGGCTTGAGGAAGATGAAAAAAGCATCTTTAGAAGAAGTTAGTGAGCCTAGCAGCTATAGTGCAATTTTGGAGGAACTTAATAATAAAAGCAGTGACGGTGAAGGTCAGGATAAGGATGAAGCCCCCAGCAAAAATTTAAATGAGTAGATATGATAAATAATATGGTTTTTTGGAAGTAAGGGTGACATGTATGTATTTTGTCGAAAAAACGAAAGGTTTGAATATAGTCAAAAACTTTGATTACCTTCTTTTTTCTGCAGTTCTTCTTCTATCAACATTGGGGTTCTTGGTTGTTAGGAGTGCAACTCTTACAAGGGCTGACGGCGGCTTAAGAATTATGATAAGCCAATTGGTGGGGCTTGGAATGGGCATAGCCATTGCACTTGTGATGAGTTATATAGATTATAAAGATTTTAAGCTATTTGGAAGCGGTTTATATTTAGTCAGCGTTATACTCCTTATAGTTGTTCTTAAATTCGGTTCAGGGGATGAATTGGGAAGCAGAAGCTGGCTTAACCTGGGGTTTGTGAAACTGCAGCCCTCGGAGGTTGCGAAGGTAGCATTCATAATGGTTGCTTCAATTTTTCTCGAAAGAATACTTGAGGGGCAGCGAAGAGGTAATTTTATTAAGTTGGCTTTTTACTCCTCCATAATTATTGGATTGGTGGTTATACAAAAGGACTTTGGGACAAGCATGGTTTTTTTGTCGGTTTTTCTGATTATGCTATTTATATGTAAGGTTCCGATGAAATACTTTATGACAATGCTTGCCTCGCTAATACCAATAGGGCTTTTTATGTGGTTTTTTATCCTGAATGATAAGAGAAAGGCCAGAGTAATTTCCTTTCTTTATCCGGAGCTTGATCCACTGGGCTCAGGGTTTAACGTTTTGAGATCAAAGTATGCCATAGGATCGGGACAGCTATGGGGAAAAGGGCTTTTTGAGGGAATACAGACCCAGAATAACATGGTTCCGGTAAAAGAATCGGATTTTATCTTTTCGGTTATCGGCGAGGAATTGGGATTTATTGGTGC
This window encodes:
- a CDS encoding bifunctional riboflavin kinase/FAD synthetase codes for the protein MQVIYGNQGNDIIKKDAGIGLGNFDGLHLGHMALINTLINESKSLGINSIVYTFSKHPENILRKKLNTPIITTINKKIEILGGTELDYLYFDDFDEAFSRMKPEDFINDILYRKLKVKLAVSGYDYRFGYKGQGDVELLKEAGKEYGFNVIVIPPVKIEEETVSSTSIRRLIAKGNVEKASELLGRCFSISGTVKKGRRIGNTIGFPTANIAGPENIILPHTGVYITRTLIENSIYNSVTSVGVNPTFKENLPVSIETYIMDFNKDIYDKEIEVTFIKQLRNEKNFGSVDELVRQIKNDVSVARLYFESQKNDY
- a CDS encoding LacI family DNA-binding transcriptional regulator, which produces MQGKVSMEDIAAKLGITKNTVSLVFRNMPGISEKTRKSVLETAKQLGYRYKKDARSIDGKKTPLKNICLLQSKSTYDTTGFFAFIQLGIESEAKKNSLNLMLHVYDDSDENFEVPMCINEGLVSGVITIGRVQRNTANILNSLKIPMVMVDHYYEDIYIDYVLSDNQNCGYIATEYLIKQGHTQLGFSGDIKAAVSFYDRYMGFLKALDINNIRVNPDYLITDKCIGVVINEGLDNAVDEMKKLPSMPTAFFCCNDHEAISMIKALNVMGYKVPSDISIISFDNIDSSHTFSPRLTTLNVHKEHMGAKAVQKLIERINSPNGPKEKILLSAEIIERQSVKNLKNNNITK
- the hypF gene encoding carbamoyltransferase HypF; the protein is MTGENVCIQIRITGIVQGVGFRPFVLKLAKALSINGFVNNVDSSVIIVGEGNKFHIDEFCKRLKTDTPKNSWIKEFIVKEHDIFGYKGFIIIESSTQGERNTYISPDVSVCSDCREEFFNSSGKRYLYPFINCTNCGPRFTIIEGTPYDRDKTTMKKFTMCPSCFREYNDIDDRRYHAQPISCPQCGPTVKLYDSTGKSVNGVDVFSFCSNKISQGKILAVKGIGGYHLACDALNDEAVSRLRKRKIRDEKPFAVMVKDYETALRYCHISPFEKELLQSKEAPIVLLKLRENVILPRTIAPGNPFLGVMLPYTPIHLGLINAIDSEMLVMTSGNKSSEPICYMDKEAISNLKDIADYFLIHDRDIYIRTDDSVTREVLGREYIVRRSRGYVPLPIYIDLEGKSLPRILACGGELKNTFCITKGDVFYISHHIGDLENLETNKSFEEGIEHFKRILDTDFDIAVCDLHPEYLSTKYAAGLHKKLHFVQHHHAHIASCMGENNLSDDVIGVAFDGTGYGEDGNIWGGEFFIGGYRGFKRAAHLEYIKMPGGDMAVKEPWRMAISYILSSRKINYDSNECDKGININGHVFLKDVDYRALRTIEFMMERDINCPLTSSMGRLFDAVSAILGIRYKISYEGQAAIELEQMALGSAWDNVEPYGFSMDFKNNEYIISTKELINDIISSVIDGEQLERISLRFHETIAQVVLQCCGKLREESCLDKVALSGGVFQNITLLTRCIKLLSDNGFQVFFHEKVPSNDGGISLGQALMAAMADIE
- a CDS encoding HypC/HybG/HupF family hydrogenase formation chaperone, translating into MCLALPGKIIEIQGKMGIIEMMGVRREVSLELIKDYKAGDYVLVHAGCAITKVDEEEAIKTIELFSEIREMENG
- the hypD gene encoding hydrogenase formation protein HypD, whose translation is MDNLFTAFRDPKLAAVLTEKLSMYKGNTINIMEVCGTHTMSISRYGIRSLLPEGINLISGPGCPVCVTPLYFINSAIELLENKDVIIATFGDLMKVPGSHSSLLKEKAKGKDIRIVYSPMDSLKIASNNKDKRVVFLSVGFETTTPIAALTILKAHEEKIDNFSVLSANKTIPNALKILAMDKDVGVHGYLYPGHVSAIIGTKLYEELASQYGIPGVVAGFEPLDILHGILTLVEIINDDSKKVVNEYKRVVSEEGNTEAVRVADKVFSACDSVWRGIGNLPLSGLSIREEFETFDAWKIYNLKPYTAEETPGCKCGEILKGRLKPTDCKLFGKSCIPENPVGACMVSSEGTCAAYYRFREV
- the hypE gene encoding hydrogenase expression/formation protein HypE, which translates into the protein MSDIITLAHGSGGKTTGDLIKNIFQKHFNNDILSKNDDAASFMLSGKVAFTTDSFVITPVFFKGGNIGKLAVCGTVNDLAALGATPLYLSCGFILEEGLPVKDLEAIVESMGNTAREAGIKIVTGDTKVVQKNAADKIFINTSGIGIIPDGIDISGYNAVPGDRVIITGTVGDHGCSILLEREKLDIYGDISSDCAPLNRIIGEILSKTTNIHVMRDPTRGGVAATLNEIAQQSKVGIKLFEDRIPVKDEVRGVCELLGMDPLYMANEGKMLVIVPESSVDTVLGVLKNAAYGTDSCVIGEVTYDHKGIVVMNTLAGGNRIVGMPVGDQLPRIC
- the yfmF gene encoding EF-P 5-aminopentanol modification-associated protein YfmF encodes the protein MDYKSSEEKVDIIDSFNGIEVYKVMVDKFKTNSINIFFQDNLSKENATKNALVPAVLRRGTKKHKTFKDIALYLEELYGASFDCAVNKKGEYQLIQFYIDHVSDKYTGSDTNLFEDCTNLLLEVITEPLVENGAFKKDYLEQEKENLKKIIEGRMNDKVQYAVERCFEEMCKGEPFEIYENGSIEDLNKIQEADLFNHYKYILESLPMKVFISGDVDDSKIQSAIAKLKNLKRGNIKGLSQPIINKPKKDTNFVTEKLDVSQGKLSIGFRTNTASHDKDYYSLVVCNSILGGGIHSKLFQNVREKESLAYYAFSRLEKFKGLMMISCGIEVSNKDKAYNLILKQLEEIRQGNISDYEYDSSIKSIKTGLESLKDSQLAIVDFYLSQKISNTSDTLKSLYEKFEAVTRDEIVKASQKVEIDTVYFLSSENQ
- the yfmH gene encoding EF-P 5-aminopentanol modification-associated protein YfmH, giving the protein MEIKKIEYSKINEELFMYEHESGLKAFVIPKKGYSKKHAAFATYYGSVNNKFIAPYENDITSVPDGIAHFLEHKLFEQKDGSVMDKFSMTGASPNAYTSFTHTVYLFSCTDKFDENFDMLLDYVQNPYITEESVEKEKGIIGQEIRMYEDDPNWRAFFNLLGAFYKEHPVRIDIAGTVESISKINRDNLLKCYNTFYHPSNMVIVVVGDVDPEETLNKVAEGIKSTEHKPEIKRIFPESHKGINKDYVEQNLSVSIPIFQMGFKDELQGEKGFDSLKREVVIKLLLEMIVGRSSSLYNELYEEGLINSSFDSDYTIEEDYAFSMIGGESAEPLKVKNKILEEIKSLKSKGLDKKNFDRIRNAMRGRFIKQLNSVEKISHLFIPAYFKGSIMFDYFDVYDKITFEYANEVFLKHFDEDNFALSVIKPIKGD
- the lgt gene encoding prolipoprotein diacylglyceryl transferase, encoding MNTISFPGLGDISFQIDRVAFSLFGFSIHWYGIIIAAGFLLAVVLGMRACKKLGIDPDNIIDLVLYAAPVAIICARLFYVVFSGDRIYLDDPLEIVRIWHGGLAIYGGIIGAIATTYVYCRVKKINALNILDFGLPYFALAQAIGRWGNFVNQEAFGSQTNLPWGMTGNVIQEYLKMNYPDINPNIPVHPTFLYESLWNLGVFAFLIWYTKRKKNDGEVFLLYLVTYGLGRFWIEGLRMDSLMIGPFRVSQLIALGCAVLGAAAFVGLRKMKKASLEEVSEPSSYSAILEELNNKSSDGEGQDKDEAPSKNLNE